Genomic segment of Verrucomicrobiota bacterium:
TGTCGGGGTGGTCGCGGGTGAAGACGCCGATGCAGACGGCGTCGTTGGGGCGCATGGTGGCGGCGACGTGGCGCAGCGCGGCGGCGGGGTCGTTGCGGCCGGCGGCCATGACTTTGTAGTGGATGGCGGGGCGCGAGAGCGTCGGGATCAGCGCGGTCATGGCGCGGCGGTCGTCGTCGCTGAAACACTCCTCCACGCCGGAGACGTGCTCGGCGCGTTCGTCGCGGCGGTCGGGGTTGTAGTACGAACACATGTAGTAGTCGAGGTCGAGGTTGGACTCGGCCCAGCGGATGACGTCGGGGTTGTGGGCGGCGATGCCGGCGAGCATGCCCTTGTCCCTGATCATCTGCACGATGGCCGGGATCTCGTCGAGGCGGTGCTGGGCGAAGAGGAAGTCCATCAAGCCGCCGTGGATGTGGCACGCGGTGGCGCGGGCGGCGGCGGCGCGGTTGACGCACATGGCGTGGTCGCCGACCTCGGGGCACGTCTGAGCGAACCACTGCAGGGCGCCGCCCTCGTCCCAGTACTCGAGAAGCAGGCGGATGATGTGGTAGTCGGTGCGCGCGAGGATTGTGTTGATGCCGAGCGATTCGGCCTCGCGCATGGTGCGCTTGATGCGGTCGGTGGTGTAGTAGCGGCGCATGGCGTGGTCGGCGTTGGTGCTCTGGTGCGAGAAGCCGCTGAACGGATTGCTGCCGAGGATGAGACGGCTGAGCCGGACGGTGCCGAAGGTGACGGTGTCCATGGGTGCATGCTCCTGTGAATGCCGCAGCATGATACTCGCCCGGCGGAGTTCTGGCCAGGGCGCAACGGGCCTGCTGAGAAAGCCCCCCAGCGGCGCAATGAGCGGCGCAATGAGCGGCGCCATATGAGTCGCCGTAAGCGTCAAACTGACATCCTGCCCCTTCGAGGCAGATCTCCCCTCGATTCCTCCCGCGATCGGTTCTCCAATAGGCCCCAATAGGCCCCAACGACGGTGGCGAGGAGCCGGACCGGGGTGAGCGCAAGGCATTGACTTCCATGGAGGGGTCATGCTATGATGGTGTCCGTTGGGTAATCCGAAGCAGAGGATGGCGTGCGGCATGGCACCCTACTCCCATCTTGTGGCACCGCGATGAGGGGACCGCCCACGGCCGCCGTTCGTGTCATTGCCTGAGTTGACAATGGAGGTCTGCGCCAATGAAACCACTCACAGCCCGAACCATTCTGTCTGCTCTGGTCCTCGTCCTGCTCGTTGCGCCGTGCGCGATGGCGGGGGAACCAGGCGAAGTCAAGTACGAGCTGCGCGTCAGCTATGGGCCGGTCGTTGGGCTGCATGCGCCAGCGATGGCGGCGAGCAACACGGTCTACACCGGGGGCGACGACGGTAAGGTGTACGCGGTCAGCCCTGACGGGACGCTCAAGTGGGTGTTCGACGCCGGAAGCCCGGTGACCACGTCGGCAGCCGTGTACTACAGCCCGGATGGGGCGAACGTGCAGTACAACGGGCGCGTGTACGTCGGGCTGGAGGACGGCCGCGTGCTCTGCATCGGGTCCGCGGGGATCCTGCGATGGGAGTTCGACGCCGGGAGCCCGGTCACGGCGCCGCCGGCGCTCGCGGCCGACGGGACGATCTACGTGGGCACGGAGACGACGATGCTGATCGCCATCAACCCGGACGGGACGTTCAAATGGCAGAGTCGCCTGGGGATTGAGGGCGGTATGCATGGCCCCGTGGTGGCGCCGGACGGGACGATCGTGTGTGGGCTGGAGTCGTCGCAGTCCATCTGGGCGGTCAACCCCGACGGGACGTTCAAGTGGGGACGCAGCGTGCTGGGCGGCGTGCATACAGCGGCGGCCATCGCGCGCGACGGCTCGATCTACTTCGGCGGCGTCTGGCGCCTGCACGCGCTGTGGCCCGACGGGCAGACGCGTTGGGAGCTCTATCTGGGCGAAGGCGCCACGGTCAGGCAGCCGCCGGTGATCGGGGATCAGGGCACGATCTATGTGGCGGCCGAGCGGCTCTTTGCCGTCAATCCCGACGGCACCCCGAGGTGGACTTTCATGAATGATGAAGGTGCATTCCCGGAGGTGTATGCGGCGGCGGCGGTGGATTCGGCCGGGATGATCTACGCCGCGGCGCACGATGGCTCCATCTACTGCGTCGAGCCCGGCGGGGCGCAGGTGTGGCGCACGGACACGGGAAGCCAGCATCTGCAGTCGCCCGTGATCGGCAGCGATGGGCTTGTCTACTTCGTTGACTACTATAAGGTGCGTGCGATCTACACCGGCGCGATCGGGCCGTTCGACAGCGCGTGGCCCATGTACCGCTGCACGTGGGCGTGCAGCGCACGGCTCGACAAGTACTGGTACATGATGATCGACATCAAGCAGCTCCTGACCTACGTGCGGGCAAGCA
This window contains:
- a CDS encoding PQQ-like beta-propeller repeat protein → MKPLTARTILSALVLVLLVAPCAMAGEPGEVKYELRVSYGPVVGLHAPAMAASNTVYTGGDDGKVYAVSPDGTLKWVFDAGSPVTTSAAVYYSPDGANVQYNGRVYVGLEDGRVLCIGSAGILRWEFDAGSPVTAPPALAADGTIYVGTETTMLIAINPDGTFKWQSRLGIEGGMHGPVVAPDGTIVCGLESSQSIWAVNPDGTFKWGRSVLGGVHTAAAIARDGSIYFGGVWRLHALWPDGQTRWELYLGEGATVRQPPVIGDQGTIYVAAERLFAVNPDGTPRWTFMNDEGAFPEVYAAAAVDSAGMIYAAAHDGSIYCVEPGGAQVWRTDTGSQHLQSPVIGSDGLVYFVDYYKVRAIYTGAIGPFDSAWPMYRCTWACSARLDKYWYMMIDIKQLLTYVRASNLQKGTKRSLVAKLEPALDAIERGRINVALNKTRAFINEVKAQSGKKINPEIAGVLLQEARQILVTYGAMSPDQGAVSKPAATKRTPRKRR